The following are encoded in a window of Pongo abelii isolate AG06213 chromosome 16, NHGRI_mPonAbe1-v2.0_pri, whole genome shotgun sequence genomic DNA:
- the LOC129050315 gene encoding golgin subfamily A member 8H-like isoform X4 — protein MAEETQQNKLAAAKKKLKEYWQKNSPRVPAGVNRNRKTNGSIPETATSGGCQSPGDSARDFHREGPTSSATLKDLESPCQELAVVLDSRSVKISQLKNTIKALKQQKKQVEHQLEEEKKANNKKQKAERELEVQIQTLNIQKGKLNTHLYHMKRSLRYFEEESKDLAIHLQHSLQRKRELEQALSAVTTTQKKKANQFSSHSKARMEWKLEHSIQEQALLKAQVTQLKESFKQAQLERDECVQHLKGERARWQQRMRKMSQEVCTLKNEKKNDMRRIEKLERSLSKLKNQMAEPLPPEPPEPPAMSSKVELQHLRKELERVAGELQAQVKNNQRISLLNRGQEERIQVQEERLRKQEERLEEQQERLQQLAKPQSIFEELEHLEATSQQNQQLTTQLSLMALPGEGDGGGHLDSEEEEAPRPMPSISEDLEGREAMVAIFKSAGASVQEEQARLQEQSGFMDHLEEKADLSELVNKQELRFIHYWKIHHVLTEPGGSAKDAALGGGHHQAGPGQGGDEGEAAGAAADGIAAYSNYNNGHRKFLAAAQNPADEPGPGAPAPQELGAADKQGDLCEVSLTSSAQGEAREGPLYDNPTTQPIVQDHQEHPGLGSNCCVPFFCWAWLLRRRR, from the exons TTAAAAGAATATTGGCAGAAAAACAGCCCTAGAGTTCCAGCAGGAGTGAACAGGAACAGGAAAACAAATGGCAGTATCCCTGAGACAGccacttctggtggttgccagtcACCTGGGGAT TCAGCAAGAGATTTCCACAGGGAAGGCCCTACATCATCTGCTACCCTGAAGGATCTGGAG AGCCCATGCCAAGAACTAGCAGTAGTCCTGGATTCAAGGTCCGTAAAAATCAGTCAACTGAAGAACACCATCAAAGCTTTG aaacaacagaagaaacaagTGGAACATCAGCTGGAAGAA gaaaagaaagcaaacaacaaGAAACAGAAAGCCGAAAGGGagctagag GTTCAAATCCAGACATTGAACATACAGAAAGGGAAGCTAAATACACACCTGTACCACATGAAACGTTCTCTCAGATACTTTGAAG AAGAGTCAAAGGATCTGGCTATCCACCTGCAACATTCATTGCAGCGTAAAAGAGAGTTAGAGCAGGCTCTCTCTGCTGTCACCACCACACAGAAGAAGAAGGCAAACCAG TTTTCCAGCCACAGTAAAGCACGTATGGAGTGGAAGTTAGAGCACTCCATCCAGGAGCAGGCACTGCTGAAAGCGCAGGTGACACAG TTGAAGGAGTCATTTAAACAAGCCCAATTAGAAAGAGACGAGTGTGTGCAACATCTAAAAGGAGAGAGGGCCCGGTGGCAGCAGAGGATGAGAAAAATGTCGCAGGAG GTTTGCAcattaaagaatgaaaagaagaatgATATGCGTCGGATAGAGAAGCTGGAGAGGAGCTTGTCCAAACTGAAAAACCAGATGG CTGAACCCCTGCCCCCAGAGCCCCCAGAGCCCCCAGCAATGTCCTCCAAGGTGGAGCTGCAGCACCTGAGGAAGGAACTAGAGAGAGTGGCAGGAGAGCTCCAGGCCCAAGTCAAAAACAATCAGCGCATAAGCCTCCTGAACCGGGGACAAGAAGAGAGGATTCAGGTGCAGGAAGAGAGGCTTcggaagcaggaggagaggcTTGAGGAGCAGCAGGAGAGGCTTCAGCAGCTGGCCAAGCCACAGAGCATCTTTGAGGAGCTG GAGCACCTGGAAGCTACCAGCCAGCAGAACCAGCAGCTAACAACCCAGCTGAGCCTCATGGCTCTCCCTGGGGAAG gagatggaggaggacatctggacagtgaggaggaggaggcaccTCGGCCCATGCCAAGCATCTCAGAGGACCTGGAGGGCAGGGAGGCCATG GTGGCGATTTTCAAGTCCGCTGgagccagtgtccaggaggagcAAGCACGGTTACAAGAGCAG AGCGGCTTTATGGACCACCTGGAGGAGAAGGCAGACCTGAGTGAGCTGGTGAACAAACAAGAACTTCGCTTCATCCACTACTG GAAAATCCATCACGTTTTAACAGAGCCAGGGGGCAGTGCCAAAGATGCGGCACTGGGAGGAGGACATCATCAGGCTGGCCCAGGACAGGGAGGAGATGAAG GTGAAgctgctggagctgcagcagatGGTATTGCGGCTTATAGCAACTACAACAATGGTCACAGAAAATTCCTGGCTGCTGCCCAGAACCCTGCTGATGAGCCTGGTCCAGGAGCCCCAGCCCCCCAGGAACTTGGGGCTGCAGACAAGCAGGGTG ATCTTTGTGAAGTGAGCCTCACCTCCTCTGCTCaaggagaggccagggagggtCCTCTCTATGACAACCCTACCACACAGCCAATCGTGCAGGACCACCAGGAGCACCCAGGCTTGGGCAGCAACTGCTGTGTGCCATTCTTTTGCTGGGCTTGGCTGCTGAGAAGAAGGAGATAA
- the LOC129050315 gene encoding golgin subfamily A member 8H-like isoform X7: MAEETQQNKLAAAKKKLKEYWQKNSPRVPAGVNRNRKTNGSIPETATSGGCQSPGDSARDFHREGPTSSATLKDLEKQQKKQVEHQLEEEKKANNKKQKAERELEVQIQTLNIQKGKLNTHLYHMKRSLRYFEEESKDLAIHLQHSLQRKRELEQALSAVTTTQKKKANQFSSHSKARMEWKLEHSIQEQALLKAQVTQLKESFKQAQLERDECVQHLKGERARWQQRMRKMSQEVCTLKNEKKNDMRRIEKLERSLSKLKNQMAEPLPPEPPEPPAMSSKVELQHLRKELERVAGELQAQVKNNQRISLLNRGQEERIQVQEERLRKQEERLEEQQERLQQLAKPQSIFEELEHLEATSQQNQQLTTQLSLMALPGEGDGGGHLDSEEEEAPRPMPSISEDLEGREAMVAIFKSAGASVQEEQARLQEQSGFMDHLEEKADLSELVNKQELRFIHYWRERCHQKIHHVLTEPGGSAKDAALGGGHHQAGPGQGGDEGEAAGAAADGIAAYSNYNNGHRKFLAAAQNPADEPGPGAPAPQELGAADKQGDLCEVSLTSSAQGEAREGPLYDNPTTQPIVQDHQEHPGLGSNCCVPFFCWAWLLRRRR, translated from the exons TTAAAAGAATATTGGCAGAAAAACAGCCCTAGAGTTCCAGCAGGAGTGAACAGGAACAGGAAAACAAATGGCAGTATCCCTGAGACAGccacttctggtggttgccagtcACCTGGGGAT TCAGCAAGAGATTTCCACAGGGAAGGCCCTACATCATCTGCTACCCTGAAGGATCTGGAG aaacaacagaagaaacaagTGGAACATCAGCTGGAAGAA gaaaagaaagcaaacaacaaGAAACAGAAAGCCGAAAGGGagctagag GTTCAAATCCAGACATTGAACATACAGAAAGGGAAGCTAAATACACACCTGTACCACATGAAACGTTCTCTCAGATACTTTGAAG AAGAGTCAAAGGATCTGGCTATCCACCTGCAACATTCATTGCAGCGTAAAAGAGAGTTAGAGCAGGCTCTCTCTGCTGTCACCACCACACAGAAGAAGAAGGCAAACCAG TTTTCCAGCCACAGTAAAGCACGTATGGAGTGGAAGTTAGAGCACTCCATCCAGGAGCAGGCACTGCTGAAAGCGCAGGTGACACAG TTGAAGGAGTCATTTAAACAAGCCCAATTAGAAAGAGACGAGTGTGTGCAACATCTAAAAGGAGAGAGGGCCCGGTGGCAGCAGAGGATGAGAAAAATGTCGCAGGAG GTTTGCAcattaaagaatgaaaagaagaatgATATGCGTCGGATAGAGAAGCTGGAGAGGAGCTTGTCCAAACTGAAAAACCAGATGG CTGAACCCCTGCCCCCAGAGCCCCCAGAGCCCCCAGCAATGTCCTCCAAGGTGGAGCTGCAGCACCTGAGGAAGGAACTAGAGAGAGTGGCAGGAGAGCTCCAGGCCCAAGTCAAAAACAATCAGCGCATAAGCCTCCTGAACCGGGGACAAGAAGAGAGGATTCAGGTGCAGGAAGAGAGGCTTcggaagcaggaggagaggcTTGAGGAGCAGCAGGAGAGGCTTCAGCAGCTGGCCAAGCCACAGAGCATCTTTGAGGAGCTG GAGCACCTGGAAGCTACCAGCCAGCAGAACCAGCAGCTAACAACCCAGCTGAGCCTCATGGCTCTCCCTGGGGAAG gagatggaggaggacatctggacagtgaggaggaggaggcaccTCGGCCCATGCCAAGCATCTCAGAGGACCTGGAGGGCAGGGAGGCCATG GTGGCGATTTTCAAGTCCGCTGgagccagtgtccaggaggagcAAGCACGGTTACAAGAGCAG AGCGGCTTTATGGACCACCTGGAGGAGAAGGCAGACCTGAGTGAGCTGGTGAACAAACAAGAACTTCGCTTCATCCACTACTGGCGAGAGAGATGCCATCA GAAAATCCATCACGTTTTAACAGAGCCAGGGGGCAGTGCCAAAGATGCGGCACTGGGAGGAGGACATCATCAGGCTGGCCCAGGACAGGGAGGAGATGAAG GTGAAgctgctggagctgcagcagatGGTATTGCGGCTTATAGCAACTACAACAATGGTCACAGAAAATTCCTGGCTGCTGCCCAGAACCCTGCTGATGAGCCTGGTCCAGGAGCCCCAGCCCCCCAGGAACTTGGGGCTGCAGACAAGCAGGGTG ATCTTTGTGAAGTGAGCCTCACCTCCTCTGCTCaaggagaggccagggagggtCCTCTCTATGACAACCCTACCACACAGCCAATCGTGCAGGACCACCAGGAGCACCCAGGCTTGGGCAGCAACTGCTGTGTGCCATTCTTTTGCTGGGCTTGGCTGCTGAGAAGAAGGAGATAA